The following proteins come from a genomic window of Streptomyces sp. Sge12:
- a CDS encoding DUF2786 domain-containing protein: protein MRDLAEIVDRAFAAALYAQDDAGLDTGASLLVADQGGWAAVGRELLARGEAYVRQGWERGWQPADVLRLVRRDLDERHLRITGDLIAAEARRYARLPARWGAGEVWWAGDEEYADRLAQRERADRFTLATAFLEVLRLLIRLPSIEPVGPLPGDPADALAEHAHIEPRMLGRIRALLAKAEATTFPEEAEALSAKAQELMARHTVDEALLAARGGGPKQVPGACRIGVEPPYEEAKAVLLDAVATANRCRAVWNSGFEFSTVVGFESDLEAVELLYTSLLVQGTAAMTRAEAAQRSGGRRRTKTFRQSFLLAYASRLGHRLAETAEHTATEAPDNLPALVARDVAVTSRADEMFPRTTTTRLRGATDHAGWEDGTAAADRAHMGGRRRPLPRG from the coding sequence GTGAGAGACCTTGCCGAGATCGTCGATCGAGCCTTCGCCGCAGCCCTCTACGCCCAGGACGACGCCGGGCTGGACACCGGGGCCTCGTTGCTCGTCGCCGATCAGGGCGGCTGGGCCGCGGTCGGGCGGGAGCTGCTCGCGCGCGGGGAGGCGTACGTGCGCCAGGGCTGGGAGCGGGGCTGGCAGCCGGCGGACGTACTGCGGCTGGTCCGGCGGGACCTCGACGAGCGGCACCTGCGCATCACCGGGGACCTCATCGCCGCCGAGGCGCGCCGCTACGCGCGGCTCCCGGCGCGCTGGGGTGCGGGCGAGGTGTGGTGGGCGGGCGACGAGGAGTACGCCGACCGGCTCGCGCAGCGGGAACGGGCCGACCGGTTCACGCTGGCCACCGCCTTCCTGGAGGTGCTGCGGCTGCTGATACGGCTGCCCTCGATCGAGCCGGTGGGTCCGCTGCCCGGTGACCCGGCCGACGCCCTCGCCGAGCACGCCCACATCGAGCCGCGCATGCTGGGCCGGATCCGGGCGCTGCTCGCCAAGGCCGAGGCGACCACCTTCCCGGAGGAGGCGGAGGCACTCAGCGCCAAGGCCCAGGAGCTGATGGCCCGGCACACCGTGGACGAGGCGCTGCTGGCCGCCCGCGGCGGCGGCCCGAAGCAGGTCCCGGGGGCCTGCCGGATCGGCGTCGAGCCGCCGTACGAGGAGGCGAAGGCGGTGCTGCTCGACGCGGTGGCCACCGCCAACCGCTGCCGGGCGGTGTGGAACAGCGGCTTCGAGTTCTCCACGGTGGTCGGTTTCGAGAGCGACCTGGAGGCGGTGGAGCTGCTTTACACCTCGCTGCTCGTGCAGGGCACGGCGGCGATGACCCGCGCGGAGGCTGCGCAGCGCTCCGGCGGGCGCAGGCGGACGAAGACCTTCAGGCAGTCCTTCCTGCTCGCCTACGCGAGCCGGCTCGGCCACCGGCTGGCCGAGACCGCCGAGCACACGGCGACGGAGGCCCCCGACAACCTGCCGGCCCTGGTGGCCCGGGACGTGGCGGTCACTTCGCGCGCGGACGAGATGTTCCCGCGGACCACGACGACCCGGCTGCGCGGCGCGACCGACCACGCGGGCTGGGAGGACGGCACGGCGGCCGCCGACCGCGCCCACATGGGCGGCCGGCGCCGACCGCTGCCGCGGGGCTAG
- the tatA gene encoding Sec-independent protein translocase subunit TatA: MFRNAVQPWHVLLVLVVCLLVFGSKKLPDMARSLGRSMRILKSEAHALRTDTPGTPERHDGP; this comes from the coding sequence GTGTTCCGCAACGCCGTCCAGCCCTGGCACGTGCTCCTGGTCCTGGTGGTCTGCCTGTTGGTGTTCGGTTCCAAGAAGCTCCCCGACATGGCCCGCTCACTGGGCAGGTCGATGCGCATCCTGAAGTCGGAGGCACACGCCCTGCGCACGGACACCCCGGGCACGCCGGAACGGCACGACGGCCCCTAG